A single region of the Candidatus Marinarcus aquaticus genome encodes:
- a CDS encoding sulfite exporter TauE/SafE family protein — protein sequence MILEITLGIITFLTSIVAGVVGIGGGMMLIAILPSFLPLNALIPVHGLTQMSSNFSRAVFGYKDVEYEVIPKFLVGSLLGIALFSSILFYISLEYVPLFIGVYILLSLWSTKFNEKIKRYENYYIAGFFQTGLSMVVGATGPLTMTLLLKDYGDKHKVVATGAALMSITHIFKVIVFVFFGFVFWDYVGVLSFMIAGAIAGSFVGTKLRDKIDGKRFIMVLKVLLSALAIKLMVSLFL from the coding sequence ATGATTTTAGAAATAACACTGGGTATTATTACTTTTTTAACCTCCATTGTTGCGGGAGTTGTCGGTATTGGTGGAGGTATGATGCTTATTGCAATCCTTCCTTCTTTTTTACCTTTGAATGCGTTGATTCCTGTGCATGGTTTGACTCAAATGTCAAGCAACTTTTCACGAGCTGTTTTTGGATATAAGGATGTAGAGTATGAAGTTATCCCTAAGTTTTTAGTGGGGTCACTTTTGGGTATTGCTCTTTTTTCTTCTATTTTGTTTTATATTTCATTGGAGTATGTGCCTCTGTTTATTGGGGTGTATATTTTACTCTCATTGTGGAGTACAAAATTCAATGAAAAAATTAAACGATATGAAAACTATTACATTGCTGGCTTTTTTCAAACAGGTCTTTCTATGGTTGTAGGTGCAACGGGACCTCTGACGATGACACTTTTGCTAAAAGATTATGGGGATAAACATAAAGTCGTGGCAACAGGTGCAGCACTTATGAGTATCACACATATTTTTAAAGTAATTGTGTTTGTCTTTTTTGGTTTTGTTTTTTGGGATTATGTTGGTGTATTATCTTTCATGATCGCAGGTGCCATAGCAGGAAGTTTTGTAGGAACAAAATTGCGAGATAAAATTGATGGTAAAAGGTTTATAATGGTACTTAAAGTGCTTCTTTCTGCATTGGCAATTAAGCTGATGGTTTCTCTGTTTTTATGA